A region of Eschrichtius robustus isolate mEscRob2 chromosome 19, mEscRob2.pri, whole genome shotgun sequence DNA encodes the following proteins:
- the LOC137752525 gene encoding LOW QUALITY PROTEIN: vomeronasal type-1 receptor 1-like (The sequence of the model RefSeq protein was modified relative to this genomic sequence to represent the inferred CDS: inserted 1 base in 1 codon; substituted 2 bases at 2 genomic stop codons) has protein sequence NANLEMEIIFLTQTGDGILGKSSFLCHLNFTLLTGXELRSTDQIVNXLALANSLSLFSRRIPQTMAAFGLKYFLDDAGCKLVFYLHKVARGVSLSTTSLLSGFXAIKFCPRTSLWVYFRIRSTKCIGFCSFLFWILQLLLNVCIPIRVIGPRSSKNISVKTNYGYHSSLMPDKFISLLHAVILSYMDVICLGFMIWTSGYMVLFLHRHKQQVQHIHSNRLSPRPSHEARATRTTLIIVSSFVYVYCLSSILSLCITLIVNPKQWLRDTSVLIASFSLLSFVFISSDTHVSKFFRDF, from the exons AATGCCAACCTGGAAATGGAAATCATCTTCCTCACTCAGACTGGAGATGGGATCCTGGGAAAATCCTCCTTCCTTTGTCATTTAAACTTCACTTTGTTGACTGGATAGGAGTTGAGATCCACAGatcagattgtca cactggcCTTAGCCAACAGCTTGTCTCTCTTCTCCAGACGGATCCCACAGACAATGGCAGCTTTTGGATTGAAATATTTCCTGGATGATGCTGGATGTAAACTTGTCTTCTATTTACACAAAGTGGCCAGAGGGGTTTCTCTCAGCACTACCAGCCTTCTGAGTGGTTTCTAGGCCATTAAGTTTTGCCCCAGAACCTCTTTGTGGGTGTACTTCAGAATTCGATCCACAAAGTGTATTGGCTTCTGTAGTTTTCTGTTCTGGATCCTACAACTCTTGCTAAATGTCTGCATTCCTATTAGAGTAATTGGTCCAAGAAGTAGCAAAAATATAAGTGTAAAAACAAATTATGGATACCATTCCTCACTCATGCCTGATAAATTTATCAGCTTATTACATGCAGTTATATTATCTTACATGGATGTTATATGTTTGGGCTTCATGATCTGGACTAGTGGGTACATGGTCCTTTTCCTTCACAGGCACAAGCAACAAGTCCAACACATTCACAGCAACAGACTCTCCCCCAGACCTTCCCATGAGGCTAGAGCCACACGCACCACCCTGATTATAGTGAGCTCCTTTGTCTACGTTTATTGTCTCTCTTCCATTTTGAGTCTTTGCATTACTCTTATTGTGAATCCAAAGCAGTGGCTAAGGGACACCTCTGTGCTAATAGCATCATTTTCCCTGCTTTCCTTTGTGTTCATCAGCAGTGACACCCATGTCTCTAAGTTCTTCCGTGAtttctga